Genomic segment of uncultured Methanobrevibacter sp.:
CAGTAATATCTGTTACAGTAATAATAGTGTTATTGAATGATGAGTAAATATTAGCTATACCCCATTTTTCATCTTTTGCCATAGTTACACCCTTTATTCCTCAGTATTAGCTTTATTAGCTTTATTGCTGTTATACTCTTCAATTTGTTTAGCTACAGGTGAAGAACGATAGAATCCGATGTCATCTTCTTGACCTTTTAATACAACATAACTTGGGGAATTGATTTTTTTACCGCCTAAAGCTATGTGACCGTGTACAACAAACATTCTTGCTTCTTTAGGAGTACGAGCTAAACCTTTTTGGTATACAATAGTTTGTAATCTTCTTCTTAAGATATCTTCAACGTTTAAATCTAAGATTTCTTCAAGAGCAGCACCTTCAGGCAAAACTCCGGTTCTAGCTAAGTGTCCTAATAATTCTAATTTTTCTTTTACCATTTGGTCAGTACCGAA
This window contains:
- a CDS encoding 30S ribosomal protein S4 — its product is MGQPRKARKKYNTPPHPWNAERIKNENKLMAKYGLKNKKEIWKADTLVRRYSREARYLLGFGTDQMVKEKLELLGHLARTGVLPEGAALEEILDLNVEDILRRRLQTIVYQKGLARTPKEARMFVVHGHIALGGKKINSPSYVVLKGQEDDIGFYRSSPVAKQIEEYNSNKANKANTEE